ATCATGCTCCCCTTCTGTTTCTCTGgtctcctctcccactctcccacctctctccctggctgtgttctcttcagTAGGAGTGGCGTCTTGTGCAGTAAACAGCTTATCTGAAAGCATCCCACCATTAAAACAGCCTCCATGAGCGTAAGCAGACCGGTCAGCCACTGACATCAGTGTCTGTATGTAAGtacgtgtgatgtgtgtgtgtgtgtgtgtgtgatgtttacgtgtgtgtgtgtgtgtgtgtgtgtgtgtgatgtttacgtgtgtgtgtgtgatgtgtgtgtgtgtgtgtgtgtgatgtttacgtgtgtgagatgtgtgtgtgtgtgtgtgtgtgatgtttacgTGTGAGATGCGCACATGAGATGTGTTTTTGCTGAAATGTATGTTTCTACCCGCAGCACCCATCTCTGGGCTTGGTGAGCTGGTCTCCTGGATCATCTCCGTCGTCATCTCAGCCTCAATTCTCTTTGCATCCTGCAGACAAGGACGCCCACTGCTCAGTTATATTGGTGTATTTGGCACACTATTGACATTCATTCAGTTTTTTTGTCATAAATCACCAGTGGTAAATCAAAAGCTgaaaaaaaaggcaacaaatAAAGGTCTCTGCTGTAGTCATGTCGCAGCTGTTCTAACTTCATGAACtgtcctcaccctctctcaagACAAGCATCAAAACATTACTCCTCCCGCACCATTATGCATTCAGTGCTCATATTACACAACCCCAGATAGTGAAGCATGATTCACCCATGCAGGTGCTTCCTCACTGCTCCTGAGTCCAGTGGGAAAGTGCTCTACACCTCACAAGCTCATGTTTGGTTTTTTGTGGTGATCCTAGCCTTGCATTCTCTATTCTGCTGCTAACCGGTTGGAGGGTGTCAATGGGTGATAGGCAGTTTGCTGTCAGTGGGCAATGGGTGTCCTCCCTCTAGTTCAAAGTGGCCATATAGTGTATGTGTAACTGGAATCTTTAAACCCCAAATTCTGTTTAATCGTATCTAAAAAAAATCACCACGGTCTATATATTAATAGGATGTCCTTGCTTGTGATCCTGAAGAGGATTTAGGCTGAAGCTGTCTGACAGAAGGAAGCTGTTTGAGAGTTTGTGTCCAGCACTTACATCTGACTCCACCTGATCGGGACTCTCAGGAGGGGGTATCCTGGGCTGCTGGCTGAGCTGCTTGACCTGCTTGCGGAGCTTCTGACACTCTCTGTACTTCTCCTTGTAGTGCTCTGCGGCCATCTGCAGACGGACCTTCAGCTCATCCACCTCCTTATGGAGCTCCGCCTCCACCTGTGACACGGGACAGGAGTCTCCGCCCTACAAACAGGACAAAGATCAAGAAGTTCAAAAAAGACCAGATGAGCATGAACAGATTGGTATGTATTCATAAAgtgttgttgaaaaaaaaattggccTTTAAGTTCAAAATCTTGAGAGTGATTTACAGGGATGGAGAAAATGTGTCTAAGACTCAGTGATATGGAAGAAAGGGTTTATGGAGAGAGGTTAAGGAACAGAGACTACAGATGAGTCTTTGGGGGGGGTCAGGACTTAGGGCAGGGGAAGACACTGGCTAGTGGTTAAGTTTAGAAGACAATAAGGTGAGTGTGATGATGACCTCCTTCTGATAGGCGACGTGTCTCATCCTCTCCAGCTGTGACTGGGCGCTCtggccctgggcctgggcctctGATAGGCTGGAGCGCAGGGCCTCGGCCTCCTGCCGGACCCTCTGGAGCTCCCCCGCTGTCTGCTCACATCTGCTGGACGCGGTGCACAGGTCTGCCCCCAGGAGCACAGCTTCCTGCTGGGAGCACTGAAGTTTCTCCTCCGCCTGCTGGAGATGCTCCTTCAGACGGATAGcctcaccctacacacacacacacacacacacacacacagtcaaatattACAAAACATGTCAGAAATAAaggtatacacacacccccacagtccttcctcttgatgtgtgtgtcttactatGTCTGCAGTGTGGAGTCTCTGCAGCTCCTCCTGGTACTGGGCGATGGTCACTTCCCTGTTCAACTCCATGGCCTTCAGCATCTGCAGCTCCGCAGTCAGCTTAGTGTTCTCCAGCTCTGCACTCCGCACATGGGCctgcacgggcacacacaccacacacacagacacacacacacacacagacagacacacacaccacgcacacgcacacaccacgcacacagacacacacacacacacaccacgcacacacacacacacacgcacagacacacaccacgcacacagacacacacacacaccaagcacacacacacacaccacgcacacagacacacacacacaccacacacacacaccacgcacacacacacagacacacacaccacacaccacacacaccacgcacacagacacacacacacacactcggtcatgaatacaggagcacagacacagagatacattCACACCGATGCCaaagcggacacacacacacatgctgatacCCACTTTATGGAGATCCCTCTCCGCTCTCTCAGCCTTCAGGTGGGACTCCACACTGTCTTTCTCCAGTGTTACCTTGTGTAGTTTGTCcctcacactaacacaaacacacacacacacaaacacacatacacacccatcacCACCAGAATCATAGCATTTAGCAtttgttaaatatttaaaacatttggaTTGTCCCCTATCTGCTGTATGCTTTATGTGTGCACGGAAGAATAATTGCTAAAGTGCAGAAGTTCCTTTCCCCAAAAGACTGTGAGAAAGTGGTCCATGCTTTTATCTACTACTGTAATGCACTCTACTCCAGTAACAGGCAGGCATCACTCTCCAAGCTATGCTTAGTCCATATTACAGCACCTAAACTAATATATACTAGTTTTAGATTTTGCCAGTTgacctctcttttttcttgttttattttgttattgtgttatttGGTCTTTTATTCTTGAACTTTAAATGTTGCTTTTATATGTTCTACATGTGTTTAGTCTTTGTGTCTTTTTaatctcttattttttttactgtcaaTTGATTCACCTtgactggaaagcactttggatacaactcctgttgttttgtgctatttaaataaatgtaacttgACTTGACCAAACGGGAGTGCCAGTAACTTTCCAAAAGTACACAATAAGTACACAAACGCTCCTTGTGCAGTCTTCACAAACACAAGATAGTTGTTCTTACATTGAGGGAGactttataaataaaatcatAGTTTTGGAATTTTCtattattgttatatttgtattattattgtagtAATAATCAAGGGTTTTACTTGAAACTTAATATTGTTTTGTGAATTGAACCTCATTGTGCGTATTACTTATTACTCATAGAAAATGTCTTTATATCACCAGCATATTTGTCATCAGTGattaataatagtaatattaataatatcaGTAAAAGTATGTTAATCTGATCAAATGAACTAACCAATGATGTGGTGACACATGTCAGGAAACATAACCAATGATGTGTTACACATGTTAATTGTATTCTGATTGGGTTACACTTCCATTTACTGAAAGAATATACACTCTTTGTTAATGCATCAGGAGTACATGCATGCAGATGTGTAcagatgtgtctgtgcgtttctCACAGCTGTTGTTCCTCCTCGAGTTTCATAGTCCGCTCCTTCGACTCGTGGAGCCTTTtcctcagctcctctctctcagcctcacaCAGATGGAGAAGCtcctgttatacacacacagcgctgtgAAACTCCCACACATGGACACcctatgctcacacacacaccgactcccatacacacagcactgccATCTTACAGACACCCAAAACATTGTGAAACCAGAAAACACAGCCATCCATCCCTATGCAACCATCAAATTACAGTTTTTGATTTCTCCAGTCTCCACTGCACATGCTCCATTCACACTGGGTCTCCATGGATAccttgttatgtgtgtgtatctgtgcatagGTGTCCCTCtcctcgtccctctctctctggagtctgCGCTGGTCGGCCTGCACCTGCTCCTTCTCTCGCTGCAGGACACACAGCCTCTGCTGCAGCTCCATGCACTCCTgctgcgccacacacacacgctgctgctCCACGCCGCCGCAGCCACCGCAGCCACAGGGAGATCGGAAGGGGAAACAGGAAGATGTATTCACATGAACAAGATATATTCAcaatagaaaaataaagaagTAGTGTTTGGTATTACACCTTAAGGTGTAATATGCTTGGTACAAGAGGGGAGGACTGAAGCCAACATTTGAGTTTTATTATAGTAAAACTGATACTGGAATGGTATAGGTATGGTATGTTGTTTTTAGTATTACTATTTAGATGGTAGGAGATTATAAATGTAACAAGCTTACTTAAATTAATCTGTACATTTACCATGTAACTGCATCAAGGATTCATTCTCATAATAGCCTGCATGTTTAGAGTGGGAGGCATTCAAACGGTCTGTAACAGCAGGCTATCCAGTCCAGTTTTGCTCACATGGACACTTCAGCAGCCTATTTTACAAATTATATTATTCGTTTAAATTGTGATTGTGTTTTTCCTTCATTGTCagaaaataaatgtacacatatATTGAATTACCTGGACAAATGGTAGCCTGAAAAATCACATATGTTGACATAGTTTGATGTTTTCAATATCTTAGTTTTCATAACTTACTTCTAGGCCCACAGAAACCTCAATATCAATATCAGCATTAAAACTATGAGAACTAGCCTAATCAGGAGACAGCACTTCTTCATTCTCCCTCCAGGGGGCATGCAATGTAACCTAGTTGGTAGGCTATAAATTCACCTTGAGGTGGTTATTGGCAGATTAAACTCTGCTGACCAGTTTGAAGCAAATATTTTTGGGCGGCCAACTGAGATAATTGGATCTTTAAAGAGCAGGAAAATAACTGGAACTCCACAAATTAATTAGTTCATTGTGTGATTTAATCAGCAACTCCTACTGTGAACCGTAAATCATTACGTAAATAGTCGTACCTCTCCTCCAATGACTTCCTTTAATCTgataccactcactcactcactcactcacacagacagggtCTTGCATGCAAACTACCCATCCTCTGTTCCTAACCTGGCACCATTATCCTACTtggaccacacacatacacacactgaaagagacaTGTCAAGACCCATAGGATGCCTACAGaacacactgaaagagagagacatgtcaAGACCCATAGGATGCCTCTGGATcacctcttccctccctctcagaaGGTGCCACTGGCATAGCCATGTCTGAAGGGTGGCCGCCTGCCACAGTGATCAAAGTAACGGAACAACCAAAAGCATGTGATATCATCCCAACTGAAGAGGCCCTGTACACGAGGAACATCTTTGGTGTGACAAGACTGGTCCAACCAGTCTTACTGTACAACCAGCTGAAGTCTAAAACCCTGGAAGCAGTCCCTCCAAAACAACCCAACTCATAATTCACTTTGTCTTGAGACCTCTCTCTCTAGAATCTAGATGGTGCCCTGTTAGTCTTTGAAGTAAACGACACATTATGTCAGTTGAAGATCATACCTTCTACCTACCGTGGCACTCAGAATAAAAGGAACCAAGGAAACAAATGAAGAGGACAAGTTCAGGGGTGGGCGGGAAAATTGATAAACTGGCAAATCAATAAATGATCAAAGTGCTGATGGACTGAGAGTTGGAGGACCATGGAGATTGATGCAAAAGTACAGATGATTGGTTAGACAAAGGTACAAAAGAGCTGGATGCAAAAGCTCAAATGATTGGTCACACTCCTGGTTCTACCTCTAGGAGTCCAGTCTTGGTGGTCACCACCAGGATGTCCGAATTGCCCTCGTCCTCCACGGTCAGAAGTTCCTCCCCGGAGGGCGTGGCTTGTCGGAACTGGAAAGGCGTGCTGGCACCGCGAATCTCTCCTCCGTGGGTCACGTAACAGAACTGATAGAACTCTCCATCACTACGGGGAACATAGTAACCTAGGATACAAGGGTGTCATCAGTGAAATGGTTCAAACTGGTGAGGATgggtatgtatttgtgtgtgtgtgtgcgaggagtgggtgggggtgttcCACAATCACCAGAGCTCCAAGGTGACAAAGCATTCCAGCTGACGTGCATTGACATTCTGGATCAGAATTGTACTCAAACGTCACCACTGAAACATTTCTCATTTAGTTTTGAGGAAGCGTGCAAGCCTATTCCTTACCCTGGAATACTATTACTCTATGGACGGTTGAGCCTTCCACATAACTCTCTGGCATGGGAGACCACAGGAATGTGTAGTAGTCTCTCGCGGTGCTCCAGCctacctgtggacacacacccatacaccaaTCAATACACCACttacctgtggacacacacccatacaccaaTAAATACACCACttacctgtggacacacacccatacactaaTCAATACACCACTGCAGGACACAAAACAAGCCTCTAACGGCTCAGTCATAGCACAAGATTTTGCGGTCTATGAAAAATCGTGAAAGTGTTCCTGAGTGTGGTGGGAGTTCCTCTTGGCATGCACTAAGACCATAGTGAACTGCTTGAAAATGAGACTAGTTTAAGAGAACTCCTTGTGCTACATGTATGTAAACAGAAGCATCAGAAGGATTTAGACTGTAATGCACCTTCACATACACTAACATTCACCACATTGGAGATAGGCACAATGGCTTTTCAAAAATATTTGCATTCCATGTGCATAAGAAGTGTTTTCACTGCATGCTTCAGCTCGATGAATACTGGAAGAAGTAAAACAACACTATCCGTGGTGTGGATAACATCATGTCTGTGATCATGTCTGTGATTCCTTTACAAGTAGGTGTCGAAACAAGTTGTTTTACCAGCAGTCACCGTAATATAAATGATTATTCTGACACCTGATTGGATGATTACAGTAACTCACAAACCCTGCTTTCTGCAGTACCCCTTTCATGGACTTCAATAGCCTGACCCAGattcacagaaataaatacagacaCCTACGTTTCGTTTATCCTGGTTGCTCAGTTGGTGACGATTGTATGAGCACACACTTAACTTAACACTGACGCAAGACTCATACATGCCTGAGTTTGTGACTGCACAATAAAAATGACTGcacaatttaaatttaaaaaatgtgtttttttttttaaacgtttttTGTGAACACATCAGTAAGGTATGGGTTTACATACTGCATGTACATATGGATGTTGATTCAGTTTTTGAGGTAGCAGTGTTAGTGAGTAATTGTATGCAGATGTTGACCTAGTCTTTAGGGTGGAGTGTGCGGATGCATGCATACTTTAAAGATGCCAACCCAATCTTTGGGATGGGGTGTGATAGCAGGGGTAAGGGTGTAGTGGCACTCCAGCGGAGCCTGTGGCAGGAAACTCTTCCCCACATTTTGGAAGATCACATGAGCAAAGCTGGACGTCTCTATGGAAACACTGCCCTTAGCTACAGGGCCACAGCCAGGAGATGTTGCAACTTCTCggaatgatgacatcatctACGTTTGATGCTTCACCTCAGGTCCTTCGCagcagaaggaagagaagaaaaacagacacaatcaGAAAAATGAGAAGCCATGTTTTGAAGCCACTTGGTCCCTTCCACAATATATTTAAAGCTGTGAAACCATAGGACTAAGTGCCTCCTGGGGATGAAGACACTGGGTGGTCCCCCAACCTGTTGCAGGAGATTGTGGCCTTCAGGTCTACTTGACAGCAACTGCGTGCAAGTGACTATACACTGTATGTAATTTGAGAGATTTGGGTATTCTGCCATGTCATCTGTTGACCACAATCTCTGCTAGAACCTCCGCCCTAAATGATAGCGGTCAAACATCAGCAGCGCAGAACTGTCATTACCAGGATGTTATTTCAACGCAGTAGCCTATCCAACGCATATTTGCTTGCTAAATATATTTGCACTGGTGACAGATGTCAAGGTAACGGCCTGGAGAAGTAGCCTAGACTGTCGGCTTAAACCAAATGTCAAAATACATTCCACCCTGGCAATTGATATTTTTGAATATACAATAAACGTAAATTACCCTTCTACCAAGTGTTGCTTATACCAATTGTTATTATTCCCCTATGTCATCCTAAGTAACGCAGCGCGCACCAACCTAGCCTGTGATGCTAGCCTGCGATATCGACATCACAGAGCGCAACCTGCGAAGTTACATGCAATGCACAAAAGCCCAGCAAGCACAACCAGTGATGTTATTATTGAAATAAGATCTGAAGCTACATTTAACATTACCACCTGAAGCTTTTAAGATAAACTAAGGGGTTACCGAGGCAACTCGTACAAAGATGTGAGGAGCTCCATTTTCGATGAGGGTATGGCAATCAGTGCCCTGCGCCGCGACGTGCTTCATGTCGTCACGCAACACATCCCGTCACCGCTGCAAACAATTTGGTAGGTGCCCGCAACCTTCAGTTTGGTAGGTGAAAATAACTCTAATCCACATTTTATGCCTTATCGTAAATAACTGCGATACTTACTCATTTAGGCACATTGAAATCCTCACCATAGACTTGGCAGTAGctgatggctgaagttaagtGCAGTGATTCCTTGATTCTGCTCAAATTAAACAGCCCTACAGATTTCAGCCATATACACATTAAGAGATAGTATATAACAGGGAAACCAGGAGTACTCATTTTGACATTCTAAAATCATCAGTAATTCTGCTTTTGAGTATAGCATTTTTAATTATTAACGTTAACAAAACAGATTATGCTTTAGGCCACATTGCTTTGATTAGTCTATGAGGGGTAGGTTAGGTTTGGACCCAGAATTTAGCTTTTGACCATATGCACTGAAATACTCAACCATGTAGAACCTACCAGAACTGTATACACCCAAAGGTTGCAAAAAGAAATAATGACAAAATAATGCACTGTAACAACATCATAAGTTTCAGTGCAACACACATTCGGTGTCCATCAGGTCTATGATATGCGAAGTGTCAGGGTTGCAAAGTGGCCTTATTAAGATCCACTCTATTGGAACCTCTACAACTTATTTCGCTTCCTGTGTAGATGCCAGTTACTCCTTGGATTTGTACTTGTATGTATGGTATACCTAggaaggacaaacacacacacacacacacacacacacacacacacacacacacacacacacacacacacacacacctgtctgtgaTACAATCAATTAccctactttttttatttaaaaagaaaacgaaATACTAGaaattacattttacaacagTGTTGAACAAAGAAAGATGTTTATTGATGCAGACAAACTTCACTAAATTCAGACATAATATACCATTTTAAATTACATCCTCCAAACACAGTGATAGTTGGAATACAGACAATACTGCAGCATAAGcttaaacaaacatgaaaaggtGCACATATATAATACAGAGTAACTACAAAAAGAAGCAACTAGTCACACACATGAGAGTGTTCCTGTACATCATTGGGGGCGGAGGTGTCAAGGTTTGGACTAAGTTGAAGTGCAGCCATGTTGTTTAGGTTATCTTTACCTTAATCACTGATGGGTTTGCCAAGACACAAAATACATGAACTCATGTGAAAACGCCACCTATTCAACCACCAACATGAAGTCTTCTGCCTCAGCAAACTCTGCGTTCATCTGGGCGGCGAGGTCATCCAGTTCAGACGTCTAGTTGGGAGAGGGAAAACAAAGGAACAAAAAGGTAAATTGTAGACACTGAAATTAGCAGATTTTGTGCTGTGTTACGCATTCAGAAAGAGAATTTTCATTCATGCAGTTTAAGCACAACTTAATCAatgttttggtaaaaaaaaaaaaaaaaacattttagataATTTTGAGTAACAATATATTGAGCTCATCAATCAATAATAAAATAGATTAGCTGTATCAGGGGCTCTCCATGTAACGGACTCAAGCATTTCTTGGCATTTAGGAATAAACTGGTATCATAGCTATGTAACTCTTACATGAACCACACGTTTACATTTAAGCCTATGGTAACTTCAGTAGTGAGTACTAATGCATAGTTTGTATGCATAGTGTACATTTGTTCTGATTGCATGTAGATTTACAGGTCAATGTCTTAGTTTAGGATGCATACAAACAGTTCATTTGGAATCTGAAATCAGAATACATTTGTTTAAATGACAAAAGATTTTGCATATTAATATGAAGGAAGCTCTGTCATCAGCAGCAGTATTAGTAGCGTGTACTCTGGCAGTGTCACATAATAATGACAATCAGTTTAACCTCTCTGTCGTCCACTCGTTATAGATTCAGAAAGCAAGAAATACGGTCCTGTGCAAAACAACAAAGCATTGGGCCATCTTTTCTGTTTGCTAGAAATATTGTTCATGCTGAGTTTGGTTGCGTAAatccacagacatacagtaggTCTATTTAACCCTATTTATTGTGTCCTCTGTAGGTTGTGTAAatccacagacatacagtaggTCTATTTAACCCTATGTATTGTGTCCTCTGTAGGTTGGGGAAAAGTCTCAACATATGAATGGAGACATAATGAAGGTGACTAACCCATTCAGTGGTCAACACAAATAATGGCCATCAGATGGTAATATAATCATGTCAGGTGAACACCTACTACTGTTGGCCCCTCTAAAAATGTCTCCAACCAATCTTTCATTCCAAGTGAGATTAGTCATTATATTAGCCCAAAGATATATGCATACATCTCTCCTGCTCAGCAACCACCCTGCAAACTCCAACACACATCCATTCTAACAAACGATATGAAATATAACGTCCTGGAAAAACtatacaattaaaaaaatggCAATAAAAATGATTGGACGGTTAATGGAGCACTTAGTACACACTGCCCCTGCTGCGTGACATCATTgccagagaaaggagaaagagagagaagagggatacACATACACTGCAGATCTAATCTCCAGGAAGATGCAGTAAGAAAtacttgaaatgaaatgaaaagaaaaacaacctaCTTTCATTGGCTGCACTCTCTTCTTCCTGGACTGCTTCTTTGCTATAACCACACCTGGGATGTTGTAGTCCGGTTCTACGGAGTGATTCACGCTGTCCTCTGCCTCCGACAGGTTTAAGGACACCACTCCACACAGCGAGGAGGAGGCCTGGGGGGCTGTGgctgacagacacatagaccGCATCACCTTAGGAGTCTGCATCTTCTCGAACCCAAACAGTGTCTCCCGTCGCGACGCCACCGATGAGCCGGGGCTCTGCTGACCGGGGCTGCTGAACGACGCGTCTCCGCTCAGGCGGCTGTAGGAGCGCCGCACCTTCTGGCTCCACACCTCATCCTGGTCCTTCTCTGGGGCCGAGGGGGGAGGGGACAGGCTCTGGGGGGCCAGGATAGGTGACAGGATGGTGGGCCTTGGAGGTGGGGCATCTACAGGTATTGGTGTAGATACCACAGGTTTTGGTGTAGATATCACAGATTTTGGTGTAGACACCACAGGTTTTGGTGTAGACACCACAGGTTTTGGTGTAGACACCACAGGTTTTGGTGTAGATACCACTGGTTTTGGTGTGGACACTTTAGGCCTCTTCTCAGGCACATTGGACAGCCTCTCGACATTCTCCTTGTTAACCTCT
The sequence above is drawn from the Clupea harengus chromosome 19, Ch_v2.0.2, whole genome shotgun sequence genome and encodes:
- the tax1bp1a gene encoding tax1-binding protein 1 homolog A, which produces MMSSFREVATSPGCGPVAKGSVSIETSSFAHVIFQNVGKSFLPQAPLECHYTLTPAITPHPKDWVGIFKVGWSTARDYYTFLWSPMPESYVEGSTVHRVIVFQGYYVPRSDGEFYQFCYVTHGGEIRGASTPFQFRQATPSGEELLTVEDEGNSDILVVTTKTGLLEQRVCVAQQECMELQQRLCVLQREKEQVQADQRRLQRERDEERDTYAQIHTHNKELLHLCEAEREELRKRLHESKERTMKLEEEQQLVRDKLHKVTLEKDSVESHLKAERAERDLHKAHVRSAELENTKLTAELQMLKAMELNREVTIAQYQEELQRLHTADIGEAIRLKEHLQQAEEKLQCSQQEAVLLGADLCTASSRCEQTAGELQRVRQEAEALRSSLSEAQAQGQSAQSQLERMRHVAYQKEGGDSCPVSQVEAELHKEVDELKVRLQMAAEHYKEKYRECQKLRKQVKQLSQQPRIPPPESPDQVESDDAKRIEAEMTTEMIQETSSPSPEMGAADKLFTAQDATPTEENTARERGGRVGEETRETEGEHDGNGENREDDHGDGEILESEQHSQGEEERREEEEGAELAMIEEEEGADLAMVEETWREQCSINKNFSQLLKAQLDEKSREVTALRESLSDVMREKERLEKELRLYGALQRPECSGEQVALLYPLPYTQEHPPPPLIQQRPADLQYGNPYARDPVDGASGSSGVPGPEGVVCMQPSRGLSIPDGLENVFQDPRQVRRAHTNRNIRHTTYSLIVSAVQKRCPLCEVIFPPQFEQRSFEQHVEAHWRVCPVCSEQFPLHTQQLLYERHVLTHFDGNVLNFE
- the LOC105907703 gene encoding sororin, which encodes MKPEDGTPPRRRSARLSGPEEKPVARHTFTVRKIVPRKTQTSEVNKENVERLSNVPEKRPKVSTPKPVVSTPKPVVSTPKPVVSTPKPVVSTPKSVISTPKPVVSTPIPVDAPPPRPTILSPILAPQSLSPPPSAPEKDQDEVWSQKVRRSYSRLSGDASFSSPGQQSPGSSVASRRETLFGFEKMQTPKVMRSMCLSATAPQASSSLCGVVSLNLSEAEDSVNHSVEPDYNIPGVVIAKKQSRKKRVQPMKTSELDDLAAQMNAEFAEAEDFMLVVE